The Vidua macroura isolate BioBank_ID:100142 chromosome 2, ASM2450914v1, whole genome shotgun sequence DNA window CTTTTGCTAAATTCCTGTCATTTGCAATAGCTAAACTATAGGCTTTCTGCAGATTTATGAATTTCTATACTGTGCCTGTGATAAAAGGGATGTTTAGGCAAGGTGAGTAATAAACAATTATGACAGATACCAGGTATCCAAGGGCTGGCAGGTATTTCAAAAGAAGCAATTGTTACCAACCGCGGGCCTCAACATCGTACTCGTCCCCTTCGTAATCGTTGTCTGAGTCCTCATCATCCGGGTCTGGGTGCAGGGCCTGGCACTCACACATCGCTGAGAACATGGCTTCCACTGCAGGAACACAAGTGAACACAAacctccaccagcaccccaaAGCAACAGGCAAGAAACCCCTCTCCAAGTGATCAGAGGGAGTCAGGATACTCCTTTAGCAGAACCACAACTGAATTCGTATTTGAAAACATCATCCAACAAGCCAGAAGCCATGTAAGAAACAAATCAGGTTTCAGAGATCCAGCCTGGTGCTTTAGCCTCTTAACAGCacttttgcattattttattgATGATAAAGGTTTATCTCTGGACAATTCTGTGGCTACCTACTGCAGGAAAACTTGCAGCATCTCATTTATCAGTTTCCTAAAACTTGAATCCAACTGTAAGCTCCACACCAGACAGGATATGACAGCTTTCCAGTGGTAGTGTCAGGGTATTAGCATGTTTCTAATGAAATTGTCACTGACTCAAGTATCACTGaatttgtaattaaaaagacatttccCATACGTATTCTCTGCAAATGTATATAAGTGAGATTATCCACATTGTGTATTTTTACTCAacagtttatattttaatgcaCTGGAATTCTCCTTGAGAAGCAGCTGCTTGAAAGAGTCCATTTTTCAAGCCAGATAAAACAATTTGCTTTATTCTTTCCAGCACACAGGAATCAAGTCACTAGAGAAAGACACTGAAGGATCATAGTATTTACATCTCTCCACCCAAGTGTCTTCCACATATAACCAGGACTTTAAAGTAAAGTAAAACACAGCTCCCATTCACACTTACAGGCTGATTTGTCGCTAGGTACAAATCTGAACTCTGCAATCGGTTCAACGTCATCATCGCTGTCGTCCTCCTCCCCTTCAGTCATGGGAGCCTCTTTTGTCTCCTCTTTAAGAAATAGAAAGATTTAGAATAAACatgtttattttgtaaaaaaaaaaaaaagaagtcacatATGCTTATTCTTTCAGGAGCACACAAATAATCAAATCAGAAACAACCTAGGAGAGGCACAAAACCTCCACTCTGTTCTCCCAAAGAACACCATGACACTCCAAGACCCACATGGATATATGAGGCCCTCTCATAGCACCTCAACAACACTTGCAAAACATGTGAAAACTTTTCTGTTTATAACTTAAGGAGTAAAGATTTCTGTACTGGTCACACAATGTACTCAAGTATTTCAGGAAAAGTGCCTGATTCTTATTAAAAACAACAGCGCTCAAAACCCCCGTTatcattttttaaatcacatgCATTTTTTCATGGATCCTTAACATTATTTTCACTAAATCAGCTAGCTTCCAGTGTGGCCCCTCACAGGGACTCTGACATATGCAGAGGATCTCTGCTCCATTTCCAACATTCCCAGTCAGCCAGCAAGCTGTCAGAAATACAAAGTGCACCCAGAACCAGTGACAACTGTAGTGCTTTCTGACTTCTGTAGCCATGTACATGAATAAATAAGCATCAGTATGGTGTTCTactttctgtgaataaaaaccccaccaaaatgGCTGCAGTTCCTCACTTCGAGGCTGGGGACACTGCACTGACAGCCTCAGAAGTGCACAATTATTTTCTACAGGAGAAGAGGCTGTGCCATTGAGAGTGCCATAGTTTTTATCACACACAAAACTGGCACCACCAAGAATATGAAGATGCCAAGAAGCTGCCAGTCAGCTGCCCCAGAAATGAAGTGTGCAAGGAAGTTACCCAGTTCTTTTCCAACTGACACCCGCAGGCACAGCTTGTTACTGCTGAGTCCAGCTCTTTGTTTTCAATGCCGTCAACCTCTGAGTGCCTTTTTCTAAAAAAGGGGTGAGGACAaggcacaaacacacagagagcaCATGCAAAACTTTGAGAGGAAGAACACAATGTACCCTGCACAACTGCGAATGAAGGCTCCTGAAGCCAGCTAAGTGGAAATGTTTAACACTATTCAGCAGTTAAAATTGCAGGCCAGGGCTAgactttgaaaagcaaaacttaTCTGCTGTGGAAAATTTACTGTAGGCAGAGCTGATATACTAAAAAATACACCCACAAAATATTACCCATAAAATATCAGTCTATTAAGGATTTCTAGATAAAGGCTTTCACAGGATATCCATATTTTCAAATGCCATAATCAGAATGAATTAAAAGCTACAAACAGCATCTTTCTTCAGATGAGGCTctttttacttcaaaataaaCGCAGctaaaggaaaatgaggaagaagAACCAAGAAGCATATGCAAATGTCCTCTTATTATTTGTAGTGATAGACTGTCAGAGAACATTAGTAATataagagaaggaaataatgcaCTAACAGCTTAAAAGCACCTCCACCGAAATAATGCACTAACAGCTTAAAAGCACCTACACCTCCTCAGAGTCTTGTCATTACTTTTtggatacattaaaaaaaaaaaattaaaatgccagATTTTAACCTTAAGCTGTGAGGACCAGTAGGcatgaaggggaaaaggagaccTGCTCAAGATCTAACATTTAATCTTCAATTGCGATGGCAATTTTTGACACACTTAAATATTAACAGgtcttccagaagaaaaaaaaaatatatatatataaaaatacaattttcataCAAACAATGAAACAGAAAGTTCGCTTTCTCTGCATCAAAGCAAGAATGGTCAAAAAGGTGGGTTTTGTGGGCCATCCACAAAGATTCATTAAAGCCTGGTAACATGACCTATTGCCTTTTCTTGTTTGTATTTAACCAAGCTGTGggagaaaatgaacaaaaattccCTGGCTGTGAAACAGCAGGAATTCATCAAGACTGGAGAGGGCAGCAACATTAACATAaattcaataaagaaaaaaacatactcAAGATGGAATCACAGGGAGACCGGCAGAGGAACTAAAGTGTTTAAAACAGTGTAAGAGGGCAGAGAACTAATTCTCGGCAGCTTCAACATACACTGCCACAAGCTGAGAGCAGAACTGCAAAGAAGTGACTCTGAACAAACGCTAAGCTGCGCTTCTACAATAACTActcttcaggaaaataaaatacaagcaATTACTTCAAATCAACATTTCCTCCTACTGAGGAGGAAATCCTGTCACTCAGGACTGTGTGGGAGCAGCAAGCAACACTCCTTACCTTCGAACTTGGCGTTCACCATGACGTATAAATGCTCCCTTGGGTAGGCACTCAGGTCCCTGGAGACGGCATGTAAACTTATGGTGGGGTAATCCAAGGAGAAGCCAACTCCAGAGTTTTCCAGCCAAGACAGGCGACTaatgagggaggaaaaaaagaagagacaaGTTAGAAACTAACAGAGGACAGTATCTGATTCAAGCCTGCAGAAAagcaaaccaaccccaaaacgTGAGTAATTGTGGACAAGGAACTTAGCCCACTCTACAGGCATACACAGTCCTGGACCTGCCTGAATGGGACTTTGCAACAGCATTAACTGATGGCTGAGGTAAAAGACATCTTTGCTGAAAGAATGTGAAGCTAAGAACCCTAAACCCATCACAACTTTATCACATTTGCACTAAATGCTGAAttttcctccctgcctctccattttcttctccctgcagATATCCATCATTCCAAAGTCAACTACAGAGGTTCAGAGTGTGATTTGTAACTCAAGCTATTAAATGTAGTTTTCcaaagaggaaagcaaagagGACACCAAAAGGCAAGTCAGTGACATAATTCCTAGAGGATTATAGATCTGATGTGGGTATAGCCTATAGGTAGAAAAACAGTCAGTTCTGTGATCAGCAGAGCCAGGTTATGGGTATTCCTCCAGTCACAACTTATGTGCTACAGCCTCTGCTTTCCCCACTTTCACTGTCATCCCTAATCACAGCAAGAGACAGCACAGGTTGTCACCACCAGGATGCTGCCTCCTTCGTATCAGAACAATCAACATATTTCTACACACTGAGAAATCAAACTCAAACTAAATTTGGGTGCCTGTAATCAATGTCACACAGCAAACAGAAATACTCAGTGCCAGAAAGCAAGACCTCCACCATGTGCAAAACTCAGCATTCACAAGCTTTTGTGGTGGGACAAAACCAATGGAAAGTTCACAGAAGACTCCTGGCCTTGGAAAATCTGGCTGAGAACAAGAGGTAGTACAGTGGGAGCAAGGAGTTTATTTCCTAGCCTCAACTATCCAGTCTTCAATGTTTACAGCTGCTGGCAAAGAGTCACTACATGGATCAAGAGCCACATTCTGCTCCTGGATGTCCTGTTCTCCCATGGCACTCCTGCAAACActtgtgttttctgttcatcCCAACAAATGACTCTGGTGAAACCTCTGTGGTGCACTTGAAACACGTGGAGAGGAAGCTGGTAGACCTGCAGGTGTCTCACACAAAAGTCTACTGAAAGCAACTTACAAGGAAACTCAACATTACACATCCTCAGAGCAGATACCCCGCAAACAGAAGTCCTGGTAGCTGTAACCAAACGAAATAAAACAGTGAACAAAGATCCAGAGAGATTTCCCCTCCAACACAGCACTAACAAGCTCAGATGGGGCAAAAGCTCCTCCAACAATATTGGCCATTTCATAAAAGTTTCCTAGTCTGAGGTTTTTAAAAgtgcacattttaaattatgtttttgttCCAACCATGTTCTTCAATTACAGAATATATTATAGTACTTTTCCATGgttaaagaaaattacattgtTTTAATCATCAAGCTGTCTCCCTGAGCTATACAATGCAGGGAGAATTGAAAGGAGACCATAAAGAGCTCAGATAACATCTTCCAGAATAACCAGACTGATTCCTGCCTAGTAAGAACAGTCTCCATGTGATTAATGCAACATGAAAGACTTCACAGAACCAGAGGAGTTATTAACAGCAGAAACCCAACAGCCCCATCTACTCCCCTGTCAAAAGAGGAGAGTTGCCATGGTTTtaattatagaatggtttgggttggaaaagaactgaaagatcatctagttccaatccaCTACcttaggcagggacaccttccactacaccaggaTGCTCTGAGCCACaaccaacctggccttgaacacttccaagaatGGGCCATCTACTGtttctttgggcaacctgtgccagggtctcaccctgctcacagtaaagaattttctcctaaaaacCAATCTAGCgctctttttcagtttgaagccattcctccctgtcctatcactacagttcCTGTCAAAGAGCCCCATCCTGACCTCCCTGCATGCCCCTTCTGATACTGGGAGGTTGCCatgaggtctccacacaactttctcttctccaggctgaacaaccccaactttctcagcctgccTTTGTAGCAGAAGTGCTCCAGTCCCCTTATCAACTTTGTGGTGTCTGCTGGACTTGCTCTAAGATTTCCAGGTCCTTCTTATGCTGGGGATTCCAGTGCTGGatacagcactccaggtggggtctcacaaaAGCAGCGGGGTAGAATTTCCCctcttgcccagctggccacgCTGCTTTTGCTGTGGCCCAGGATACAACTGGCTTTCTGGGATGCAAACGCACATTTCTCCACCATGCTGAGTTTTACAAAATGGTTTGGTGGGAAGGAACCTTACAGCCATCTCGTTCCAagcccctgccttgggcagggacacctccccctagaccaggttgctccaagccccatccagcccggCCCTGAATGCCCCAGCCAGCcgggtccctggcagtgccgcTCCCTCTTGCCTGGTTTAAAACGAGCGGGAGCAGCGGGACGCCCCGCAGAGCCTCACAAACCCCGAGGGCTTCCCCCACATCACGGCTCCGTCACCCGAACCTCCCATCCCGGGCCTCTCAGGGCCGTCCCGGGCAGCCCCCGAGGGGTCCCAGCCCCGCGTGTCCCCGCACCTCTCGGCGATGTAGAGGGTGCCGGAGCCCAGGCTGCGCCCCGCCAGCAGCGCCTCCGTGTCCGGCTGCTGGTGGCGGACGCCGTCGGCCGGCGGCGGGAAGCGCTTGAGGAAGCTCatggcgccgccgccgccgccctgcTCCACCATCGCGGCCGCCGGAAGCGGAACGCGCCGCTCTGTGATGCGATTCCGCCCGGGACGCGATGTCACCGCTCCCGTTCCGCGGGGCCCGCTGCGGCCGCGGCTCTGGGTGCCGCGAGTGGCGGGGTCCGAGTTAAGTCGTCTttgtctggagaagaggagcaaAGGGGAGCGCTGAGGTGACcgctgagggctggagcacctctgctgtggggacaggctgAGAACTGTTCTCcgaagagaaggctccagggagaccgTACAGCtctttccagtacctaaaggggggatacaagaaagctggagagggactttgggcAAGGACGTGAAGGGATAAGACAAGGGGAAAATATTCAAATTGACAGAGGGCGGAGTGAGATAAGATACTGtaaaggaattcttccctgtgagggtggtgaggcaccggtacaggttgcccagagaagctgtggctgccccatccctggaagtgttcaaggacaggttggatggggctttgagcaatctgatctagtggaagctgtccctggccatggcagggggtttggaacaagATGGTTGGAACAcgtctttaatgtcccttccaacccaaaatgtTCAGATTCTATAATCGACTGTACCAAGAGCAGTCACAGAACCCTTGAAtatcctgaattggaagggactcacatTGATCATCCAGtccatctcccagccctgcacaggacaccacAACAATCACACCTTGTGCGTGAGAGCGTTCTCCAAATGTTTCTTGATCTCTACCACAGCTATTTTAGCCTGTAAATCTCGTTGGACAGGTGACAGAGGGaaagataataaataataataaataaatacagcagaTTCACAATTACCATTATTGGATGCTGGAAGGGGAATTTCTGGTGGATGACCAACACATAATGTCTCATAAATgcacacagagaagaaaaagaaaatcacaagtACCTGAATTGCTTAAAGGGTATCCAGTTGATTTCCCCCAGCAGTGATGAATTGGGGTCAGGAGCCTGACACTACTGCAGTACCTGGTGAGCAGGGGATGTCACAGGACAGCGCATCTCAGGGATGGGAAGGCTGCCACCCCCTCATGAGCACTggccctgctgcttccccagaTTGACACCATTTCTCTTGCTACTGCAGTAAGAAACAGGGATTACTGATGCATCAGTGAAGTACATCTCTGTCAGGGGATGCTTCTGTGAATGCCATCAGGGAGACAGCATCACTGCAAACATCCCTTCCCCCTGACTTGTCAGGATGGCAAATGCTCCTGCCATAG harbors:
- the CLNS1A gene encoding methylosome subunit pICln translates to MVEQGGGGGAMSFLKRFPPPADGVRHQQPDTEALLAGRSLGSGTLYIAESRLSWLENSGVGFSLDYPTISLHAVSRDLSAYPREHLYVMVNAKFEEETKEAPMTEGEEDDSDDDVEPIAEFRFVPSDKSALEAMFSAMCECQALHPDPDDEDSDNDYEGDEYDVEARELEQGDIPSFYTYEEGLSHLTAEGQATLERLEGMLAQSVSTQYNMAGVRTEDSIREFEDGMEVDIAPVVAGQFEDAEVDH